In Microcaecilia unicolor chromosome 1, aMicUni1.1, whole genome shotgun sequence, the following are encoded in one genomic region:
- the LOC115461033 gene encoding oocyte zinc finger protein XlCOF6-like has product MFLGDQVVLKSHDRSDTEERPSTCTDSGKNVSQKRELQGQQKTDIKEKHFTSSECGKGFSRKKELMQPKKTNKETRMCTSTEHGKSFMNKADILKHKKNITDERISSSPGCEKSSNKEENFTKNAKFHKGQRSVSSAECQKSFSQEEAVIDHQKAQTGGESDTSTKSEKIFCKKATLLKYEEIKKNERLYTSADSGISACWKGNLTKRKRLHSVLKPFTSTELGKSFTTDSLRDHPKTGMKPFTLSVVKA; this is encoded by the exons ATGTTCCTCGGTGATCAAGTAGTTCTAAAATCACATGACAGATCggatactgaagagagaccatctaCGTGTACGGACAGTGGGAAAAATGtcagtcaaaagagagaactacagGGACAACAGAAAACAGACAtaaaagagaaacattttacAAGTTCTGAATGTGGGAAAGGTTTCAGTAGGAAGAAAGAGCTAATGCAACCCaagaaaactaataaagaaactAGAATGTGTACAAGTACAGAACATGGGAAAAGCTTTATGAACAAAGCAGACATTTTAAAACATAAGAAAAACATCACTGATGAGAGAATATCTTCATCTCCTGGATGTGAGAAAAGCTCCAACAAGGAAGAAAATTTTACAAAAAATGCAAAATTCCACAAAGGACAGAGATCAGTTTCAAGTGCTGAATGTCAGAAAAGCTTTAGTCAAGAGGAAGCAGTCATAGATCATCAAAAAGCTCAAACTGGTGGGGAATCAGACACTTCTACtaaatctgaaaaaatattttgcaagAAGGCAACACTCTTAAAATACGAGGAAATTAAGAAAAATGAGAGATTATATACTTCTGCTGACAGTGGTATAAGTGCTTGTTGGAAAGGAAACCTCACAAAGCGCAAGAGACTTCATTCAGTATTGAAACCATTTACATCTACTGAGCTTGGTAAAAGCTTCACTACAGACAGTCTCAGAGACCACCCGAAAACTggaatgaaaccatttacct tgagtgtggtaaaagcttaa
- the LOC115463730 gene encoding gastrula zinc finger protein XlCGF26.1-like, whose product MDGVSKCERNDRELSNIPEDQRHLSERPFQINSDKVTSKFHHGKRKGKRHQKEFTSIAYNRSINFIYSKSSKSSPFSELQMHKRNQKNEKSFTSTECNRSITQPSALKNHQQTHTAVKPFTCSECNKSFTRLSCLKIHQRTHMGEKPYKCTECSKSFTQLSTLKTHQKTHTGVKPFSFICTECNKSYTELSTLKTHQRTHTGEKPYICTECNKSFTWLSNLKTHQMIHKGLKPFTCTECNKKFTQLSHLKIHQRTHTGEKPYICTECNKSFTELSHLKIHQGIHTGEKPYTCSECNSSFTHVSYLKMHQRIHTGDKPYTCTECNKSFTQLSNLKTHQMIHKGHKPFPCTECNKSFTQLSFLKMHQRIHTGEKPYTCTECNKSFTHLSNLKTHQMIHKGHKPFICTECNKSFTRLSCLKIHQRTHTGEKPYTCTECNKSFTHLSTLKNHQKTHTGEKPYTCTECNKSFTQLSTLKTHQKIHT is encoded by the coding sequence ATGGATGGAGTCAGTAAGTGTGAGAGAAATGACAGGGAGCTCAGTAACATCCCTGAGGACCAGAGACACCTATCAGAGAGACCCTTCCAAATTAATAGTGATAAGGTGACTTCTAAATTCCACCATGgcaagaggaaaggaaaaagacACCAGAAAGAATTCACATCTATTGCATATAACAGGAGCATCAACTTTATTTATTCTAAGAGTAGTAAAAGTTCCCCGTTTTCAGAACTCCAAATGCACAAAAGGAATCAGAAAAATGAGAAATCATTTACATCTACTGAGTGTAATAGAAGCATCACTCAGCCTTCAGCTCTAAAAAATCATCAACAGACCCACACAGCAgtcaaaccatttacatgcagtgagtgtaataaaagcttcactcggctttcatgtttaaaaatacaccagaggacccacatgggagagaaaccatatAAATGCACTGAGTGTAGTAAAAGTTTCACTCAGCTTTCAACTCTAAAAACTCACCAAAAGACTCACACAGGAGTCAAACCATTTTCAtttatatgtactgagtgtaataaaagctacACTGAACTTTCAACTCTAAAAACTCACCAGAGGacccacacaggagaaaaaccatatatatgtactgagtgtaataaaagtttcacttggCTTTCAAATCTAAAAACTCACCAAATGATCCACAAGGGCctcaaaccatttacatgtactgaatgtAATAAAAAGTTCACTCAACTTTCACATCTTAAAATTCACCAGAGGacccacacaggagaaaaaccatatatatgtactgagtgtaataaaagcttcactgaaCTTTCACATCTAAAAATTCACCAGGGgatccacacgggagagaaaccatataCGTGCTCTGAGTGTAATTCAAGTTTCACTCATGTTTCATATCTCAAAATGCACCAGAGGATCCATACGGGAGACAAACCgtatacatgtactgagtgtaataaaagctttactCAACTTTCAAATCTGAAAACTCACCAAATGATCCACAAGGGCCACAAGCCATTTCCATGTACTGAGtgcaataaaagcttcactcaactTTCATTTCTAAAAATGCACCAGaggatccacacaggagagaaaccatatacatgcactgagtgtaataaaagtttcactcaCCTTTCAAATCTAAAAACTCACCAAATGATCCACAAGGGCCACAAACCAtttatatgtactgagtgtaataaaagcttcactcggctttcatgtttaaaaatacaccagaggacccacacgggagagaaaccatatacatgcactgagtgtaataaaagtttcactcaCCTTTCAACTCTAAAAAATCACCAAAAGactcacacaggagagaaaccatatacATGCACTGAGTGCAATAAAAGTTTCACTCAGCTTTCAACTCTAAAAACTCACCAAAAGATTCACACATGA